From Micromonospora sp. NBC_01699, a single genomic window includes:
- a CDS encoding chloramphenicol phosphotransferase CPT family protein codes for MPEQRGRIILLNGASSSGKSSIGRALLPLLPDPWFLVPIDAVGAMRSTVHTRVLDDTEVGKMLKRTRLGYHRAVAALASAGNDVIMDYPLSEQWRVEDLLDVLEGYDVTLVEVRCAQVELDRRERQRGDRPAGLARTQARVYAHGEFDIAVDTTSTGPDACATAIADALGAVPSPKAFDRLRRREN; via the coding sequence ATGCCAGAGCAGAGGGGCCGGATCATCCTGCTCAACGGCGCCTCAAGTTCCGGCAAGAGCAGCATCGGTCGGGCACTCCTGCCACTCCTGCCCGACCCCTGGTTCCTCGTTCCCATCGACGCGGTCGGTGCCATGCGCTCCACCGTTCACACCCGTGTACTCGATGACACGGAGGTCGGCAAGATGCTGAAAAGGACTCGTCTCGGCTATCACCGAGCCGTGGCCGCGCTCGCCTCCGCAGGGAACGACGTCATCATGGACTATCCACTGAGCGAGCAGTGGCGCGTGGAGGACCTGCTCGATGTCTTGGAGGGATACGACGTCACCCTCGTCGAGGTTCGCTGCGCCCAAGTGGAACTGGACCGGCGCGAGCGGCAGCGCGGGGACCGGCCCGCCGGTCTCGCCCGTACTCAGGCCAGGGTCTACGCGCACGGCGAGTTCGACATCGCCGTAGACACCACAAGCACCGGCCCCGACGCCTGCGCAACCGCGATCGCGGATGCGCTCGGCGCGGTCCCGTCGCCAAAGGCATTCGACCGGCTCCGTCGTCGTGAAAACTGA
- a CDS encoding ATP-grasp domain-containing protein, with amino-acid sequence MLRSERYAAFAELLAERGVVLRTAAEQYRRAHELPGWYAALAAVTPPSVWTTGSDRADFDRARVELGAGPAVLRDYSKSMKHYWNEATFIPDLEDGAAAWNVASRFLELRDDDFVGGFVLRRFERYTSAEVRTWWVDGVCVLIGPHPDSPHDPAPAGIDLAPLAPMIARLGLPFVTVDLALRSDDVWRVMELGDGQVSDRPATIEPQTMITALLAQAR; translated from the coding sequence ATGCTGCGAAGCGAGCGGTACGCCGCTTTCGCCGAGTTGCTCGCCGAACGCGGTGTGGTGTTGAGGACCGCTGCTGAGCAGTACCGGCGGGCACACGAGCTGCCCGGCTGGTACGCCGCTCTGGCTGCGGTCACCCCACCGTCGGTGTGGACCACGGGCTCGGACCGGGCCGACTTCGACCGCGCTCGGGTCGAACTGGGCGCGGGACCGGCGGTGCTGCGTGACTACAGCAAGTCGATGAAGCACTACTGGAACGAGGCGACGTTCATCCCCGACCTGGAGGACGGCGCGGCTGCGTGGAACGTCGCCAGCCGGTTCCTGGAACTGCGCGACGACGACTTCGTGGGCGGTTTCGTACTGCGACGCTTCGAGCGGTACACCTCCGCCGAAGTACGTACATGGTGGGTCGACGGCGTTTGCGTCCTGATCGGACCGCATCCCGACAGCCCGCACGATCCCGCCCCGGCCGGGATCGACCTGGCCCCGCTCGCACCGATGATCGCCCGGCTCGGCCTGCCCTTCGTCACCGTCGACCTCGCACTGCGCTCGGACGACGTATGGCGTGTCATGGAACTCGGCGACGGGCAGGTTAGCGACCGGCCAGCCACCATCGAACCTCAGACGATGATCACGGCCCTGCTTGCCCAGGCCCGCTGA
- a CDS encoding nucleotidyl transferase AbiEii/AbiGii toxin family protein gives MNHVLTVIAGTKWAEHLVLRGSVTMTAWVGEAAREPGDLDFVVTPHTITSDSTEARTLFGDIVAALTAIPGAGLRPERLTESAIWTYERADGRRLVIPFSTAEAPDGSVQVDIVFGERLPLPPHVLVLPDVDVPLLAATAELSLAWKLLWLATARSRQLTIGPMTEDKLREVIVEPARRARAQVEEGLVEVLLRDTAPGSGSLPLLSHALLATWSRGGGRMTIGGYRQIGGITGAVSDTAESVFASLTRPQQELARRLFLLLVHVAPETEDTRRRVTAPAGSPLALLPLQAHFEWELKETALNQTAGELKATAMWASDQVRRDIDTAVRQWLGPGQPSRALAMKARSVLARAMTKARRHAEAAEHFAAIGPHVSEYPWYAGPSEASWRRASRPSEPRVDTKLPRPNDVTLINVPTANAPWVGKRSPLRRATARKRF, from the coding sequence ATGAACCATGTCCTCACCGTCATCGCCGGGACCAAGTGGGCCGAGCATCTCGTGTTGCGGGGTAGCGTCACGATGACGGCCTGGGTCGGTGAGGCCGCACGCGAGCCGGGCGACCTCGACTTCGTCGTCACCCCGCACACCATCACCAGCGACAGCACCGAAGCACGAACCCTGTTCGGAGACATCGTTGCCGCGCTCACCGCCATCCCGGGCGCGGGCCTGCGGCCGGAGCGGCTGACCGAGTCGGCCATCTGGACGTACGAGCGTGCTGACGGACGTCGGCTCGTCATCCCGTTCAGTACAGCGGAGGCCCCCGACGGCAGCGTGCAGGTCGACATCGTCTTCGGCGAACGACTACCCCTCCCGCCCCACGTACTGGTACTGCCCGACGTCGACGTGCCACTACTGGCCGCGACCGCCGAACTCTCACTGGCCTGGAAGCTGTTGTGGCTGGCCACCGCCCGCTCCCGGCAGCTGACGATCGGGCCGATGACCGAGGACAAACTCCGCGAGGTGATCGTCGAGCCCGCCCGCCGCGCCCGCGCCCAGGTCGAAGAAGGTTTAGTCGAGGTGCTACTGCGCGACACCGCCCCAGGCTCCGGCTCGCTTCCGCTGCTGTCCCACGCGCTGCTCGCCACCTGGTCGCGGGGCGGCGGCCGGATGACCATCGGCGGTTATCGGCAGATCGGCGGGATCACCGGCGCCGTCTCCGATACCGCCGAGTCGGTCTTCGCCTCGCTGACCCGGCCGCAGCAGGAGCTGGCCCGCCGCCTGTTCCTGCTGCTGGTGCACGTAGCTCCGGAGACCGAGGACACCCGGCGGCGGGTCACCGCACCCGCCGGCTCACCACTGGCTCTCCTGCCGCTGCAGGCGCATTTCGAGTGGGAACTCAAGGAGACCGCGCTCAACCAGACCGCAGGCGAGCTGAAAGCCACCGCGATGTGGGCCAGCGACCAGGTCCGCAGGGACATCGACACCGCCGTACGCCAGTGGCTGGGCCCAGGCCAGCCGAGCCGCGCCCTCGCGATGAAAGCCCGGTCGGTGCTCGCCAGGGCCATGACGAAGGCCCGGCGTCACGCCGAGGCAGCCGAACACTTCGCCGCAATCGGACCACACGTCAGCGAATACCCCTGGTACGCGGGACCGAGCGAGGCTTCCTGGAGGCGCGCAAGCAGGCCGTCCGAGCCGCGCGTTGACACCAAGCTCCCACGCCCCAACGATGTCACGCTAATCAACGTGCCTACAGCGAACGCCCCCTGGGTTGGAAAGAGATCACCCTTGCGGCGCGCCACCGCTCGTAAACGTTTCTGA